The DNA segment CGCCATGGCCGAGGGCCTCGGTCTCCAGGTGCTGAGCGCCGGCCTGTCCACCGACGCCGCCATCGCGGCACTCGACGCACAGCTCGACATCACCCTCGGCCCGCCGCCCCGATGACCTGCCTCCGCCTCAACGGCGGACAGCCTGCCGCACAGCAGGTCAGGGCAGCACGGCCTAGAAGGGCGGCGGGTCGTCCGCTGGTGGCGGTGGTTGGGGTGCTGTCTCCGCTGGTGGTGGTCGCATGCCCGGTGGTCGGGTGGTGCGGGTGACGCCCGACGGCGTGGTCACGGTGAGCACCCCGTCGTCGGTCATCGCGAACCGCCAACCCGGGGCGAAGGTCTTCAGGCGGTGGTGGGAGCGGCACAGGCAGCAGAGGTTGGCGCAGTCGGTGGCTCCGCCGCAGGCGGCGGGAATGACGTGGTCGAGGTCGGCCCAGCCGACGCGTTGCCCGCAGTTGGGGAACCGGCACCGCCGGTCCCGGGTCGTCACGAAAGCCCGTTGGCGATCGGTGGGCTCGTAGGCCTCGGTCTCCGGCGGCGGCCCGGTCACTGGGCAGCTGCACTCGCTGTCGGGATGGGTGGTGCAGCCGCGGCGGGCCAGCCGGTCGAGGTCGGCCGGGGTGAGGGTGGCCAGCAGCTCCCCGTCCGGGCCGGTGACCGCGAAGCTCAGCGTCCCACCCTCAGGGGTGGTGAGGCCGAGCGCGCCGACCCGGGCGAGGAGTTCACGGACGTGGGTCGCGGTGATCGGCAGCCCGTTCACCTCACCGGCCGCGCCGCTGGTCCCGCCCAGGGAGTCCAGGTCCGCGGTCACTCGCACGTCGGCGGAGACGGACGGCAGGCCGTTGTCCGCGGGTCGGCGGATGAGCAGGGACAGCACGTGCGCCCGCAGCGCCCCGATCCGCCGCGGGTCACCGTCGGCCTTCAGGATCTTCGCCAGCTGGTCGACGATGTCGGCGCACTCCACCGCCTCATCGGTGGGCAGGTCCGCAGCCAGCGTCGACCGGCCGTCGACCGCTGAGGGGTGGACGTGCACGTCGGCGGTCTTCTCCGCGTCCTTGCGGCGCTCATCAGCCGCGGCGGCGTCCAACTCGACCATCAGCTCGGTCGCCCGGTTGCGGAGTCTGTGGACCGACAGCTCGGTGGCTTCCGGGAGCAGCGCGTCCTCGACCTGCCCGGCGACGTCGGCGTTGGTGTGCTGCAGGACGTCAGCCAGCTCGCTGGCCCGCCGCTCGTCCAGCTCCCCGGCCGCCAGCGCCGCCAAGGTCCGCGGCAGCTTCCTCGCCCAGGTGGAGGCGCGGGCGTAACGGTGCCCGGCGGTCCGCCGACCCAGGTTGAGCACCATCGACAGCTCGGCGGTGAAGAACTCACTCACCCCGGCGTAGCCCTCGTCCACCGCCCAGCCGGACCGACGGGCACCCGGCGTGCCCGGCGCCGGGTCGTCCTTCGCCGGGCGCTCACCCGCCATCCCCAGGATCAGCTCCGCCTCGTAAGCGGTGTCCGCGGCCCGGCGCTGCTGCACCCGCTGCAGCTCGACCGCCTGCTCCTCAGCCGTCAGGCAGGACACCGGCAACCGAGGCGGGGGCAGGTGCGGCCCCCACACCAGGTCGACCACGAAGCTGCTCGGATGTCCCGCCACGGATCGAACATACGTACGGGGTACGACAGTTTCCGCAGGCCCAGACCCCAGCGCCGGGACGGGCGTCAGTTCCCGATGAACTCTCGGAGGCCGGCGAGCAGCCGGTCGACGTCGGCGTCGTCGTTGTAGGGCGCGAGCCCGACCCGCAGGCCGCCGGTGTCGCCCAGGCCCAGGTGCCGGGAGGCCTCCAGCGCGTAGAACGACCCCGCGGGGGCGTTGACCCCGCGCCCGGCGAGGAACCGGTAGGCGTCGGCGGCGTCCCGGCCGGCGAAGGTGAGCAGCAGGGTCGGCGTCCGGTGGGCGGCGCGGGACCACACCGTCACGCCCGGGAGCTCGCGCACGCCCTCCTCGATCCGCTCGCGCAGCCGGTCCTCGTGCTCCTCCAACGCCGCCATCGACGCCGTCAACCGGGCCCGCCGCTCACCCTCGGGGCCGGCCAGGCCGGCGAGGAAGTCGATCGCCGCGGTGGTGCCGGCCAGCTGCTCATAGGGCAGCGTGCCCAGCTCGAACCGCTCCGGGACGGCGTCGGTCGAGGGCAGCAGCTTGTCCGGGTGCAGCGTCTCCAGCAGCGCCGGCGCCGCCACCAGGCAGCCGCAGTGCGGGCCGAGGAACTTGTACGGGGAGCAGACGTAGAAGTCCGCGCCGAGCGCCGCCACGTCCACCGGCGCGTGCGCGGTGAGGTGCACGCCGTCCACCCAGGTCAGGGCGCCGACCCGGTGCGCGAGCGCGGTGATCGCGGCGACGTCGGGGCGCGTGCCGATCAGGTTGGAGGCGCCGGTGACGGCGACCAGCCGGGTGCGCTCGGACAGCAGCGCACCGACGGTCGCCGGGTCCAGCTCACCGGTCGCGGGGTCGAAGTCGGCCCAGCGCACGGTCGCACCGTGGGCGGCCGCGGCCTGCACCCAGGGCCGGATGTTGGCGTCGTGGTCCAGCCGGGTCACCACCACCTCGTCGTCCGGCCCCCAGCCGGCCGACAGCACCCGGGACAGCTCGTAGGTCAGCGTCGTGGCGCTGCGCCCGAACACCACCCCGCCGGGATCGCCCCCGGTGAGGTCGGCGACCGCCTGCCGGGCCCCGCGGACGACGGCGTCGGCGTTGCGCTCGGCCTCGGTGACCGAGCCGCGGTTGGCGATCGGCGCGGTGAGGGTCGCGGCGACCGCCTGCGCGACGACGTCGGGGGTCTGCGAGCCGCCCGGGCCGTCGAAGTGGGCGTAGCCGGCGGTCAGGGCGGGGAAGGAGGCGCGGACGGCCGCGACGTCGAGAGTCATCGACTGCGCACGTTAGCGCCGCACCGCGGCGGCCACGATCCGGTCCGGGCGCACCAGCACCGACCGGCCGCGCAGCCAGCGCACCAGCTCCGGCGAGCCCAGCCCGTCGGCCCGCACCACCGGCCCGGGCCAGTCCGCCGGGACCGGCCCACCGCAGGTCAGCGCCGCCCAGCCGGACCCGAGGACGTCGTCCAGCCGGCCCGGCCCGTCGACGGGCGGCTGCGGCAGCAGCCCACCGACCGGGGACGGCGCCAACCGGGGACGGCGGACCAGCGGGCCGGGCCGCAGCGGCGGGGTGCGGCTGGACGCCGCGAAGGCGGCCAGCCGCGGCACCCGGCGCACCCCGGTGAGCACCGCCCGGCGCACCAGCGCGGCCCGCTCGCCACCGCCGGTCATCAGCCGACCCAGCAGCACCGCCAGCCGGACCAGCGAGCGGGCGTGCGGCGCCCGCTCGGCCTGGTGGGTGTCCAGCAGCGCCTCGTCGGCCCCGTCGAGGACGGCGGCGAGCTTCCAGGCCAGCTGGTGCACGTCGCGCAGCCCGAGCCCCAGCCCCTGGCCGATGAACGGCGGGGTGAGGTGCGCGGCGTCCCCGCAGAGCAGCACCCGGCCCTGCCGCCAGCGGTCGGCGACCTGCGCGGCGTAGCGGTACTCGGCCGACCGGACGACGGTGCACCCGGCGGCACCGAAACGGCCCAGCAGCCCGGCGAGGTCCAGGTCGGCCACCGCCTCGCCGTCGTGCAGCCGGAACTCGGCGCGGTACCGGGCGCCGGCGACCGGCATGAAGGTGGCCGGCCGGACGGCGTCGCAGACCTGCTGCACGCCCGCCCACACCGGCAGCGGGGCATCGGCCACCAGGTCGACCACCAGCCACCGCTCCCCCGGCCCCAGGTCGCGCATCCGGGCGCCGATCTGCCGGCGCACCGTGCTGTGCGCCCCGTCGCAGCCGAGCACGGCGTCGGCGACCAGCTGTGCCTCGACCCCGGTGACCCGGTCGCGGACGGTGAGACGGACGGGTCCGGCCGGGTGTTCCACGTGCAACACCTCCACCCCGCCCCGCAGCCGGGCGCGCGGCTCGGCCGCGAGCGCCTCGCGCAGCACCCGCTCCAGGTCGGGCTGGCTGAACATCGAGCCCTGCGGCCAGCCGTGCTCGCCGGCGCCGCGGGGGAACTCGGCCAGCGTGCGGCCGCCGCCGTCCAGCAGCCGCAGGCCCGCCATCGGCCGGCTGACCGCGGCGAAGGCGTCGGCGACCCCGGCCGCCTGCAGCACCCGCAGCGACTCGTCGTCCAGGTGCACCGCCCGCGGCAGCGGGTGGGCCCCGGCGTGCCGGTCGAGCACCAGGACGTCGAGACCGCGGCGGGCCAGCAGCAGCGCGGCGGTCACGCCGACCGGCCCGGCGCCGACCACCACCACCGTCACGGCGCCGAGTCTGCCTGTCGGGTTCCTGCACGACAGGAGGGCGGTCGACCGGGCAGTCTCCCCGCGTGGACCTGCACCTGGACACCCCGTTCTCCCTCGACACCTGGGACGGCGTCGCCGACCCCGCCCCGGCCGACCCCGACGCGCCACCGACCGCGCGGGTGGTGCTGGCCAAGACCTACACCGGCGACCAGCTCACCGGCTCCGCCACCGGTCACGCGCTCACCACGAACGGCCCGCGCGGCGCCTCCTACGTGGCGCAGGAGCGGATCACCGGCACGCTGGCCGGGCGCACCGGGAGCTTCGTGCTCGAGCACGGCGCCTCGATGGGCGAGGGCGCGCCGACCGCCCAGTGGGCGCGGGTGGTCGCCGGCTCCGGCACCGGCGAGCTCACCGGCCTGCAGGGCACCGGCGTCGTCGCCCACCAGCTGCTCACCCTGGACGTCGTCCTGCCGGACTGACGCCGCGGTCAGCGGCCGGCGCGCTCGTCGAGCACGTCGGCCAGCAGCGCCACCGCCCCCCAGGTCGCGGCCGCGAGGGCGACCACCGGGGCGCGCGCCGTCCGGCCGGCCAGCCCGGCGCCGAAGGCCGCGGCGTCCCCGAGGTCGGCGACCACCCGGCCGGCGGTGGCCAGCCGGCGGGGCCGGCCGGGCGGGGCGGCGAGCAGCGCCAGCCCCATCACGACGTCTCGGACGCCGAGGGAGCGGGTGAGCAGCCGGGTGTCCGGGGTCTCCGGCACGCCGGCGGGTCGGAGCAGGACCGCCGGCGTGGCGACCAGGACCGCCCCGTAGCCGGCCGTCGCGGCACCGACGAGCGAGGTCAGGGAGGGCACGGCAGCTCCTTGCGCACCAGGGGGAGGCGGTGTCCATCGGAGCAGCGCGCGCCCGCGCCCGCCACCGGGGACCGTTGCACCGCCTGTCCACAACGTTGCACAGCCCTTCCTCCGGCTGTGACCTGTGCCATAACGTGCGACGGGACTGCGCAGCTGCGCACGCCACCGAGGCCCTCATCGTGGAGGGCGACGAGGAGGACCCTGTGCCTGTCAACACCCGCGGCGCGATCATGCGTTCGGCCCCCGGCCAGTGGGAGGTCACCGACCTGGTCGTCGACGACCCCCAGGCCGGCGAGCTCCAGGTCAAGCTGGCCGCCTCCGGGCTCTGCCACTCCGACGACCACATCGCCACCGGCGACATGCAGGTGGGCAAGTACCCCTTCCTCGGCGGCCACGAGGGTGCCGGTGTGGTCACCAAGGTCGGCCCGGGCGTGAAGGGGTTCGAGGAGGGCGACCACGTCGTCTTCTCGTTCCTGCCCGGCTGCGGCCGGTGCCGCTACTGCGCCAACGGCCAGCAGTACATCTGCGACTCGGGCGCCAACCTGCTGGTCGGCTCGCGGTGGGACGACGCGTCGAGCTTCCGGGTCAAGACCGCCGACGGCGAGGACGTCGGGCAGATGTGCGGGCTGGGCACCTTCGCCGAGATCACCACGGTGGACATCCGCTCGACCGTCAAGATCGACAAGAGCATCCCACTCGAGGTCGCCTGCCTCGTCGGCTGCGGCGTCGGCACCGGCTGGGGCACCGCCGTCCAGGCCGGCGAGGTCCGGGCCGGTGACACGGTCATCGTGATGGGCATCGGCGGGATCGGCATCAACGCCGTCCAGGGTGCGGCCCACGCCGGGGCCAGCCACGTCATCGCCGTCGACCCGGTGCCCTTCAAGCTGGAGAAGGCCCGCGAGCTCGGCGCCACCGAGACCTTCGCGAGCATCGAGGAGGCCGCCGACTTCGCCCGCAGCGTCACCAACGGGCAGGGCGCGGACAAGGCGCTGGTGACCGTCGGCGTGCTCAAGGGCGAGCACATCGCCCAGGCGTTCGACGCGATCGGCAAGGGCGGGCGGGTGGTCGTCACCGGCCTCGGCGACCTCACCGACGTCGGCATCCCGATCAACCCCAGCATGCTGGCGCTCTTCACCAAGGAGATCCGGGGCGCCCTGTTCGGTGACCAGAACCCGAGCTCGGACATGCAGAAGATGCTGCGCCTCTACCAGGAGGGCAACATCAAGCTCGACGAGCTGATCACCACGCGCTACTCGCTGGACGACATCAACCAGGGCTACGCGGACCTGCACGACGGCAAGAACATCCGCGGCGTCATCGTCTACGACTCCTGAGGCGCGCCCGGGGGCCGGTCGGCCGGCCCCCGGGCACACTCCCGTCCCGCCCACCGAGGAGCCCGTCATCACCGCGCCTGCCCGACACGACGCTGCCCGGCTGGACGCGGTGGGGATGGTCCGCACCGCCCAGGAGCGGGTCGTCGCCCGGGTGCGGGAGGCCGAGGTGGTCGCCGCGGCGCTGTCGGCCGGGCGGAACGTCGTCCTCGAGGGCCCGCCGGGCACCGGCAAGACGACGCTGCTCCGCGCGCTGGCCGACGGCACCGGCGTGCCGCTCGTGCTGGTCGAGGGCAACGCCGAGCTGACCCCGACCCGGCTGGTCGGCCACCACGACGCCTCCCGGGTGCTCAGCGAGGACTACCGCCCGGAGAACTTCGTGCCGGGCCCGCTCACCCGGGCGATGACCGAGGGGGCGCTCCTCTACGTCGAGGAGTTCAACCGGGTGCCCGAGGAGACGATGAACGTGCTGCTCGGCGTGCTGTCCGAGCGCGAGATGCACATCCCGCGGTACGGCCGGGTGCCGGCGCGCCCGACGTTCCGGCTGGTCGCGGCGATGAACCCGTTCGACGCCGTCGGCACCGCCCGGATCACCCCGGCGCTGTACGACCGGTCCTGCCGGGTGGCCATGGGCTACCAGGACGAGGACGCCGAGCGCGCCGTCGTCACCGCGGCCACCGGCAGCCCCGACCCGCTGGTGCACCGCGCCGTGCGGGCGGTCCGGATCACCCGCGACCACCCCGAGCTGCGGATCGGGTCCTCGGTGCGCGGCGCGATCGACACCGTGCTGATCGCCACCGAGCTCGCCGTCGTCCGCGGCAGCACCGAGGTCGACGAGCGCACCGGCGCGGACGCCGCGCTGGCCGCGCTCACCGGCAAGGTCACCGTCGCCGACGGGCTGACCCGGCCGGTCGAGGACGTCGTCTCCGACATCTGGCGACGGGCCGGTGAGGAGCTGGGAAAACCCTGACCCCCGAGGCGGACGAGCCCCGGGGAGACCAACCGGGGCCCGGGTCGCCGCCCCCGCCGAGCGCCGCCCCGCCGGGCGCGCTCCAGGGCCCGCCGTCGGTGGTGGAGGACCCCGACCAGGTCGCCGACCTGCTCCGCCGCCAGGGCGCGCGGGGCGCCAGCCGCGACGAGCTCGCCCGCACGCACGCCGAGTTCACCCAGGTCAGCCCGGAGGCCGGCCAGCTGGACGAGGAGGCGCTGGCCGACCTGGCCGGCCGGGACCCCGACGCGGCGGCCCGGCTGGTGGCCGCGCTGGGGCGTGCCTTCGACCCCCGGCTGCGCGCCGCCGCCCGCACGCTGGCCGCCCGGCTGCCGGGTGACCGTGCCGCGCACCGGCGTCCCCGACCGGACCGGCAGCCGGCGGGTGGTCACCCGCCGCGACCCGACCGGCGCCGACATCGACCTGGACGCCACCCTCGCCGCGCGGGGCGCCGAGCCGCACTGGCGGGCCGAGCACCTGCACACCCGCAGCTGGCGGGCCGCCGGCCGGGCGTGCGTGCTCGTCGTCGACGCGTCGGGCTCGGTCGCCGGGGACGAGCTGGCGGCCGCCGTGCTGACGGCGTCGGCGCTGGCCCAGCGGATGCGGCCGGGCGACGAGCTGGCGGTGGTGGCGTTCTGGTCCACCGCGGTGGTGCTGCAGCCGCTGACGGCCGGCGCGCGCCCGGAGGTCGTCATCGACCGGCTGTTCGACCTGCGCGGCGGCGGGACGACGAACCTGGACCTGGCGCTCCGGACGGCCGGCCAGCAGCTCGCCCGGACCCGCACCGCGGCGCGCGACGTGCTGCTGCTGTCCGACGGCATGCCCACCGACAGCCCCGACCCGGTCCCGGCGGCGGCGG comes from the Modestobacter italicus genome and includes:
- a CDS encoding AAA family ATPase — translated: MVRTAQERVVARVREAEVVAAALSAGRNVVLEGPPGTGKTTLLRALADGTGVPLVLVEGNAELTPTRLVGHHDASRVLSEDYRPENFVPGPLTRAMTEGALLYVEEFNRVPEETMNVLLGVLSEREMHIPRYGRVPARPTFRLVAAMNPFDAVGTARITPALYDRSCRVAMGYQDEDAERAVVTAATGSPDPLVHRAVRAVRITRDHPELRIGSSVRGAIDTVLIATELAVVRGSTEVDERTGADAALAALTGKVTVADGLTRPVEDVVSDIWRRAGEELGKP
- a CDS encoding NDMA-dependent alcohol dehydrogenase; its protein translation is MPVNTRGAIMRSAPGQWEVTDLVVDDPQAGELQVKLAASGLCHSDDHIATGDMQVGKYPFLGGHEGAGVVTKVGPGVKGFEEGDHVVFSFLPGCGRCRYCANGQQYICDSGANLLVGSRWDDASSFRVKTADGEDVGQMCGLGTFAEITTVDIRSTVKIDKSIPLEVACLVGCGVGTGWGTAVQAGEVRAGDTVIVMGIGGIGINAVQGAAHAGASHVIAVDPVPFKLEKARELGATETFASIEEAADFARSVTNGQGADKALVTVGVLKGEHIAQAFDAIGKGGRVVVTGLGDLTDVGIPINPSMLALFTKEIRGALFGDQNPSSDMQKMLRLYQEGNIKLDELITTRYSLDDINQGYADLHDGKNIRGVIVYDS
- a CDS encoding bifunctional 3-(3-hydroxy-phenyl)propionate/3-hydroxycinnamic acid hydroxylase, giving the protein MTVVVVGAGPVGVTAALLLARRGLDVLVLDRHAGAHPLPRAVHLDDESLRVLQAAGVADAFAAVSRPMAGLRLLDGGGRTLAEFPRGAGEHGWPQGSMFSQPDLERVLREALAAEPRARLRGGVEVLHVEHPAGPVRLTVRDRVTGVEAQLVADAVLGCDGAHSTVRRQIGARMRDLGPGERWLVVDLVADAPLPVWAGVQQVCDAVRPATFMPVAGARYRAEFRLHDGEAVADLDLAGLLGRFGAAGCTVVRSAEYRYAAQVADRWRQGRVLLCGDAAHLTPPFIGQGLGLGLRDVHQLAWKLAAVLDGADEALLDTHQAERAPHARSLVRLAVLLGRLMTGGGERAALVRRAVLTGVRRVPRLAAFAASSRTPPLRPGPLVRRPRLAPSPVGGLLPQPPVDGPGRLDDVLGSGWAALTCGGPVPADWPGPVVRADGLGSPELVRWLRGRSVLVRPDRIVAAAVRR
- a CDS encoding vWA domain-containing protein, giving the protein MPSTPGCAPPPARWPPGCRVTVPRTGVPDRTGSRRVVTRRDPTGADIDLDATLAARGAEPHWRAEHLHTRSWRAAGRACVLVVDASGSVAGDELAAAVLTASALAQRMRPGDELAVVAFWSTAVVLQPLTAGARPEVVIDRLFDLRGGGTTNLDLALRTAGQQLARTRTAARDVLLLSDGMPTDSPDPVPAAAALARAGARLHVLALSGEPGSAEACAALAAAGGGRTAPLHRPSQAPAAVRTLLD
- a CDS encoding cysteine desulfurase-like protein; its protein translation is MTLDVAAVRASFPALTAGYAHFDGPGGSQTPDVVAQAVAATLTAPIANRGSVTEAERNADAVVRGARQAVADLTGGDPGGVVFGRSATTLTYELSRVLSAGWGPDDEVVVTRLDHDANIRPWVQAAAAHGATVRWADFDPATGELDPATVGALLSERTRLVAVTGASNLIGTRPDVAAITALAHRVGALTWVDGVHLTAHAPVDVAALGADFYVCSPYKFLGPHCGCLVAAPALLETLHPDKLLPSTDAVPERFELGTLPYEQLAGTTAAIDFLAGLAGPEGERRARLTASMAALEEHEDRLRERIEEGVRELPGVTVWSRAAHRTPTLLLTFAGRDAADAYRFLAGRGVNAPAGSFYALEASRHLGLGDTGGLRVGLAPYNDDADVDRLLAGLREFIGN
- a CDS encoding HNH endonuclease signature motif containing protein; the encoded protein is MAGHPSSFVVDLVWGPHLPPPRLPVSCLTAEEQAVELQRVQQRRAADTAYEAELILGMAGERPAKDDPAPGTPGARRSGWAVDEGYAGVSEFFTAELSMVLNLGRRTAGHRYARASTWARKLPRTLAALAAGELDERRASELADVLQHTNADVAGQVEDALLPEATELSVHRLRNRATELMVELDAAAADERRKDAEKTADVHVHPSAVDGRSTLAADLPTDEAVECADIVDQLAKILKADGDPRRIGALRAHVLSLLIRRPADNGLPSVSADVRVTADLDSLGGTSGAAGEVNGLPITATHVRELLARVGALGLTTPEGGTLSFAVTGPDGELLATLTPADLDRLARRGCTTHPDSECSCPVTGPPPETEAYEPTDRQRAFVTTRDRRCRFPNCGQRVGWADLDHVIPAACGGATDCANLCCLCRSHHRLKTFAPGWRFAMTDDGVLTVTTPSGVTRTTRPPGMRPPPAETAPQPPPPADDPPPF
- a CDS encoding DUF3224 domain-containing protein, which produces MDLHLDTPFSLDTWDGVADPAPADPDAPPTARVVLAKTYTGDQLTGSATGHALTTNGPRGASYVAQERITGTLAGRTGSFVLEHGASMGEGAPTAQWARVVAGSGTGELTGLQGTGVVAHQLLTLDVVLPD